One part of the Anaerolineales bacterium genome encodes these proteins:
- the nuoK gene encoding NADH-quinone oxidoreductase subunit NuoK: MPLSWYLVLAALLFCIGLYGVLARKNAVAILMGVELMLNAVNINLVAFWRYFTPDLIAAHAFVVIVFAIAAAEVAVGLALIISIYRRRKTVAADEINLMKW, from the coding sequence ATCCCGCTTTCCTGGTACCTGGTGCTGGCCGCCCTGCTGTTCTGCATTGGCCTGTATGGTGTGCTGGCGCGCAAGAACGCCGTGGCTATTTTGATGGGTGTTGAGCTGATGCTTAACGCGGTAAACATCAACCTGGTGGCCTTTTGGCGCTATTTCACGCCTGACCTGATTGCTGCGCATGCTTTTGTAGTGATCGTGTTTGCCATTGCTGCCGCTGAAGTGGCGGTTGGCCTGGCCCTGATCATTTCCATCTACCGCCGCCGCAAGACCGTGGCCGCGGACGAAATCAACTTGATGAAGTGGTAA
- the nuoL gene encoding NADH-quinone oxidoreductase subunit L, with the protein MPTETLIWLIPLPPLLAFFLILLFTRKNNALSHTVGVVAAATSWLLGMLVFFAAVGIDHFGEHPFHSAIAWLPTGETVFNIGVMIDPLSAAVLFFVAWTVLMIFIYSIGYHNFGAPKGDHDKPGLPPHGAEDHGHHVPSVEPMYSRFFAFIALFAFGMYTLVVSDNLLTLFVGWEIMGLCSYLLIGFWYAKPSARDAAKKAFLTTRIGDVFMLLGIVALYSATGTLNFHEILRNENILHMLASSPSGVLGLSAAGLIGLLLFIGTVGKSAQWPLHVWLPDAMEGPTPVSAMIHAATMVSAGVYMVLRMFPLLSAGWHHGDPLTTTMTVMAFFGAFTAIFAATIALAQKDIKRVLAYSTISQLGFMIAALGIGAYVAAAFHLVTHAFFKALLFLGSGSVIHGMEHGVLHTGEHVDPQDMFNMGGLKKKMPITFWTFLIGGFALSGFPLITSGFWSKDEILADAFANHHYALLITLSLAALLTAFYTMRQITLTFFGEPRTKAADHASENKLVMTGPLMVLSVFAIIAGWVGIPEHFPVIGGLLPNWFHDFVGSTLLEHPHAPDFSWIPLGISLGVALGGLGLGWLVYRKAGSEDPLRKPLGPVYTLLENKYYFDELYTKIFIRPAGVIAEKFSYWFLDRKVIDGVLHWIAQNSVNLGLVFRDRFETPVISGVADWAANSTAAIGRVLRKVQTGLVQQYLLLVALVAFGGLFYYLFTVLR; encoded by the coding sequence ATGCCGACTGAAACTTTGATCTGGCTTATTCCGCTCCCGCCGCTGCTGGCGTTCTTCCTTATTCTGCTGTTCACGCGTAAGAACAACGCCCTGAGCCATACGGTGGGCGTTGTGGCGGCGGCCACCTCGTGGCTGCTCGGTATGCTGGTGTTCTTCGCCGCAGTTGGCATTGACCACTTCGGCGAGCACCCGTTCCATTCTGCCATCGCGTGGCTGCCCACGGGCGAGACCGTCTTCAACATTGGCGTGATGATCGACCCGCTGAGCGCGGCCGTGCTGTTCTTTGTGGCCTGGACCGTGCTGATGATCTTCATCTACAGCATTGGCTATCACAACTTTGGCGCTCCCAAGGGTGACCATGACAAGCCGGGCCTGCCGCCGCACGGCGCGGAGGATCATGGCCACCATGTGCCCTCGGTGGAGCCGATGTACTCGCGCTTCTTTGCCTTCATTGCCCTGTTCGCCTTCGGCATGTATACGCTGGTGGTATCTGACAACCTGCTAACCCTGTTCGTGGGTTGGGAGATCATGGGCTTGTGTTCGTACCTGCTGATCGGCTTCTGGTACGCCAAGCCTTCGGCACGCGATGCGGCCAAGAAGGCGTTCCTGACCACCCGTATCGGTGATGTGTTCATGCTGCTTGGCATTGTGGCCCTGTACTCGGCCACCGGCACGCTGAACTTCCACGAAATTTTGCGCAACGAGAATATTCTGCACATGCTGGCCAGCTCGCCCAGCGGCGTGTTGGGGCTTTCGGCGGCTGGCCTGATCGGCCTGCTGCTGTTCATTGGCACGGTGGGCAAGTCTGCCCAGTGGCCGCTGCACGTGTGGCTGCCGGATGCGATGGAGGGCCCGACCCCGGTCTCGGCCATGATCCATGCGGCCACGATGGTGTCGGCCGGTGTGTACATGGTGCTACGCATGTTCCCGCTGCTCTCGGCGGGCTGGCACCACGGCGACCCGCTGACCACCACCATGACGGTGATGGCGTTCTTTGGTGCCTTCACGGCCATTTTTGCGGCCACGATCGCCCTGGCACAAAAGGACATCAAACGCGTGCTGGCTTACTCCACCATTTCGCAGCTGGGCTTCATGATCGCGGCCCTGGGCATTGGTGCGTATGTGGCGGCGGCGTTCCACCTGGTAACCCACGCATTCTTCAAGGCGTTGCTGTTTTTGGGATCGGGCTCGGTCATTCATGGTATGGAGCACGGCGTGCTGCACACCGGCGAGCATGTAGACCCGCAGGACATGTTCAATATGGGCGGCTTGAAGAAGAAGATGCCGATCACGTTCTGGACCTTCCTGATCGGCGGCTTTGCGCTGTCTGGCTTCCCGCTCATTACTTCGGGCTTCTGGTCCAAGGATGAAATTCTGGCGGATGCATTTGCCAATCATCACTATGCGCTGCTGATCACCCTGTCCCTGGCGGCGCTGCTGACCGCGTTCTACACGATGCGGCAGATCACCCTGACCTTCTTCGGCGAGCCGCGCACCAAGGCGGCTGACCACGCCAGCGAGAATAAGCTGGTGATGACCGGCCCGCTGATGGTGCTGTCTGTGTTCGCCATCATTGCCGGTTGGGTGGGCATCCCTGAGCATTTCCCAGTCATCGGCGGTTTGCTGCCGAACTGGTTCCACGATTTTGTGGGCAGTACGCTGCTGGAGCACCCGCACGCGCCAGACTTCAGCTGGATCCCGCTGGGCATCTCGCTGGGTGTAGCGCTGGGCGGTCTGGGGCTGGGCTGGCTGGTGTATCGCAAGGCCGGCAGCGAAGACCCGCTGCGCAAGCCGCTGGGGCCGGTGTATACGCTGCTGGAGAACAAGTACTACTTTGACGAGCTGTATACCAAGATCTTCATTCGCCCGGCGGGTGTGATCGCCGAGAAGTTCTCGTACTGGTTCCTGGACCGCAAGGTGATCGATGGTGTGCTGCACTGGATCGCGCAGAACTCGGTCAATCTTGGCCTGGTATTCCGTGACCGCTTCGAGACGCCGGTCATCTCTGGCGTTGCCGATTGGGCGGCCAACAGCACGGCGGCAATTGGCCGCGTGCTGCGCAAGGTGCAAACCGGCCTGGTGCAACAATACCTGCTGCTGGTGGCCCTGGTTGCCTTTGGCGGCCTCTTCTACTATCTATTCACTGTGCTGCGCTAA
- a CDS encoding NADH-quinone oxidoreductase subunit M, with amino-acid sequence MDFVNSHLLSLILFSPLAAALIVLLLPGQNKNLARRVAFVLSLVPLGLTLLAWFGFEAAPVVDGFRFQEQTVWYSAINSNYHLGIDGLSLSMVLLTAILTPIAILASFGVEEKVKTYMALFLALETGMLGVFLSLDLLLFFVFWEIGLVPMFFLIDQWGSAKGERELWNGMKVPARRYASFKFMIYTMAGSLGLLLAIQMIGVVSGTFDLIAIFQSWPALQGTLFGLPVATVKSIAFWAFAIAFAIKVPVWPFHTWLPDAHTEAPTAGSMILAGVLLKLGAYGFLRLVLPLYPEQAQQYAGVLALLATAAIVFGALSAWAQTDFKRLVAYSSVNHMGFVVLGIAAAAYAAGTESATIAMNGAVLQMFNHGISAAAMFFLVGVIYERTHTRDLEQFGGLFPLVPLYGALLILSSMASLGLPGLNGFVSEFLVVRGAWPIFTAYTAISMIGLFFTGAYILKGIAKTLHGPLNEHWKGHISEINGRELLVMAPLVVLMLWLGFWPAWLLNVINQAVVALFG; translated from the coding sequence ATGGACTTTGTGAATTCGCATCTTCTCTCGTTGATCTTATTCAGCCCGCTGGCGGCGGCGCTGATCGTGCTGCTGCTGCCCGGCCAGAACAAGAACCTTGCCCGCCGGGTGGCTTTTGTGCTGAGCTTGGTTCCGCTGGGGCTGACGCTGCTGGCCTGGTTCGGCTTTGAGGCGGCCCCGGTGGTGGACGGCTTCCGCTTCCAAGAGCAGACGGTTTGGTACAGTGCGATCAACTCCAACTATCACCTGGGCATTGATGGTCTTTCGCTCAGCATGGTGTTGCTGACCGCGATCCTGACCCCGATCGCCATCCTGGCTTCGTTCGGCGTTGAGGAAAAGGTCAAGACGTATATGGCTCTGTTCCTGGCGCTGGAGACCGGCATGCTGGGCGTGTTCCTCTCGCTGGACCTGTTGCTGTTCTTTGTATTCTGGGAGATCGGCCTGGTGCCGATGTTCTTCCTGATCGACCAGTGGGGCAGTGCCAAGGGTGAGCGCGAACTGTGGAACGGCATGAAGGTGCCGGCCCGTCGCTACGCCTCGTTCAAGTTCATGATCTACACCATGGCCGGTTCACTGGGATTGCTGCTAGCGATCCAGATGATTGGCGTGGTTTCTGGCACGTTTGACCTGATCGCTATCTTCCAGAGTTGGCCGGCGCTGCAAGGCACGCTGTTCGGCCTGCCGGTCGCGACCGTGAAGAGCATTGCCTTCTGGGCGTTTGCGATCGCGTTCGCCATCAAGGTGCCGGTGTGGCCGTTCCACACCTGGCTGCCGGATGCGCACACCGAAGCGCCCACAGCCGGCTCCATGATCCTGGCCGGCGTGCTGCTGAAGCTGGGTGCGTATGGTTTCCTGCGCCTGGTGCTGCCGCTGTACCCTGAGCAGGCCCAGCAGTATGCGGGCGTGCTGGCGCTGCTGGCCACGGCGGCGATCGTGTTTGGCGCCCTCTCGGCCTGGGCGCAAACGGACTTCAAGCGCCTGGTGGCCTATTCCTCTGTGAACCATATGGGCTTCGTGGTTCTGGGCATCGCCGCGGCGGCGTATGCGGCCGGCACCGAGAGCGCAACGATCGCCATGAATGGCGCCGTGCTGCAGATGTTCAACCACGGCATTTCGGCGGCGGCGATGTTCTTTTTGGTGGGCGTGATCTACGAGCGCACGCACACGCGTGACCTTGAGCAGTTTGGCGGCCTGTTCCCGCTGGTGCCGCTGTACGGCGCACTGTTGATCCTCAGCTCGATGGCTTCGCTGGGCCTGCCCGGTTTGAACGGCTTCGTGTCCGAGTTCCTGGTGGTGCGCGGCGCCTGGCCGATCTTCACGGCCTACACGGCCATTAGCATGATCGGCCTATTCTTCACCGGTGCGTATATCCTCAAGGGGATCGCCAAGACGCTGCACGGCCCGCTGAACGAGCACTGGAAGGGTCATATCAGTGAGATCAACGGCCGCGAGCTGTTGGTGATGGCGCCGCTGGTGGTGCTGATGCTGTGGCTCGGCTTCTGGCCGGCCTGGCTGCTCAACGTAATCAATCAAGCCGTTGTGGCATTGTTCGGCTAA
- a CDS encoding NADH-quinone oxidoreductase subunit M — protein MAFPFLSAIVLLPILAGVVLLFLPPKNHKLIYSFALAVALVTFLLSIVVYVGFDTNGPPFQFIEKYDWLPQLRISYHVGVDGIAAPLVLLTGVVIFTGVIISQRIDDRPREFFAFLFLLASGVFGVFVALDLFALFFFYEIAVFPMYLLIAIWGWKQSREYAAMKLTLYLFIGSVIALVGVLAMYFNSGLYTFDFLALQNANFSPEFQKLWFPFVFFGFAVLGGIFPFHNWSPVGHVAAPTAVSMFHAGVLMKLGAFAALRVGIMLMPEGAQFHMWWILLLTLVNVVYGAFIAMTQTDFKYMIGYSSVSHMGLVAMGLATLNHDGLVGASVQMVSHGVMTALFFAVVGMIYDQAHTRQIPELGGMMKIMPFAGIAFIIGGLVSMGMPGFSGFVAEFPIFMGVWADTPWIAIVAAISIAVTAAYILRAVGKVFFGELPAALEGHMHDIKISEKLALGILCVIMIVIGIFPSVVVPMVEHGVEAVLALVGGA, from the coding sequence ATGGCCTTTCCTTTTCTAAGCGCAATTGTTTTACTGCCCATCCTGGCCGGTGTGGTTTTGCTGTTCCTGCCGCCCAAGAACCACAAGCTGATCTACAGCTTCGCCCTGGCCGTGGCCCTGGTGACCTTCCTGCTGTCGATCGTGGTGTATGTGGGATTTGACACCAACGGGCCTCCCTTCCAGTTCATTGAGAAGTACGACTGGCTGCCGCAGCTGCGCATTAGCTACCACGTGGGCGTTGACGGCATTGCCGCGCCGCTGGTGCTGCTGACCGGTGTGGTGATCTTCACTGGCGTCATCATTTCGCAGCGCATCGATGACCGCCCGCGCGAATTCTTCGCCTTCCTGTTCCTGCTGGCCAGCGGTGTGTTCGGTGTGTTTGTGGCCCTGGACCTGTTCGCCCTGTTCTTCTTCTACGAGATCGCCGTGTTCCCGATGTACCTGCTGATCGCCATTTGGGGATGGAAGCAGTCACGTGAGTACGCGGCGATGAAGCTGACCCTTTACCTGTTCATTGGCTCGGTGATCGCCCTGGTTGGCGTGCTGGCGATGTACTTCAACTCCGGGCTCTACACGTTTGACTTTCTGGCCTTGCAAAACGCCAACTTCTCGCCTGAGTTCCAGAAGCTGTGGTTCCCATTCGTGTTCTTCGGCTTTGCGGTGTTGGGCGGCATCTTCCCGTTCCATAATTGGAGCCCGGTGGGCCATGTGGCCGCCCCGACGGCGGTCTCCATGTTCCATGCCGGCGTGCTGATGAAGCTGGGCGCGTTCGCGGCGCTGCGGGTGGGCATCATGCTGATGCCCGAGGGTGCGCAGTTCCACATGTGGTGGATCCTGCTGCTGACGCTGGTGAACGTGGTGTATGGCGCGTTCATCGCCATGACGCAGACCGACTTCAAGTACATGATTGGCTATTCGTCCGTTTCGCACATGGGTCTGGTGGCGATGGGTCTGGCGACCCTGAACCACGATGGCCTGGTGGGCGCCAGCGTGCAGATGGTCTCCCACGGTGTGATGACGGCTCTGTTCTTCGCGGTGGTCGGCATGATCTATGACCAGGCGCACACCCGCCAGATCCCCGAATTGGGCGGGATGATGAAGATCATGCCGTTTGCTGGCATTGCGTTCATCATCGGCGGCCTGGTATCGATGGGCATGCCAGGCTTCTCCGGCTTTGTGGCCGAGTTCCCCATTTTCATGGGCGTGTGGGCGGATACGCCGTGGATCGCCATTGTGGCGGCCATCTCGATCGCCGTGACGGCCGCCTATATTCTGCGGGCGGTGGGCAAGGTGTTTTTTGGCGAACTGCCGGCTGCGCTGGAAGGCCACATGCACGACATCAAAATCTCTGAGAAGCTGGCGCTGGGCATTCTGTGCGTCATCATGATCGTGATCGGTATCTTCCCCAGTGTGGTTGTTCCCATGGTTGAGCACGGCGTTGAGGCGGTGCTGGCCCTGGTAGGAGGCGCGTAA
- a CDS encoding NADH-quinone oxidoreductase subunit N — translation MFGTITPDMILAILPEISLLVVLAIVFIVDLVLPETRRGILAVITAVGLAATFALTLLYANPGNSAELVWGGMLRHDMLAYVAKLLFIFASFITVLLSVKLDNVWLKGEYYLLLLTSTIGMTLMAASADLVMLFLAIETTSIPLYILAGFMTGDNKSTEAGFKYLLFGAMTTAVMLYGFSLLFGFAGSSNLYVMADAISAGAVPGPVLVGTLVLVLLGLGFKVAIVPMHFWAPDVYEGAPTPVTAFLSTASKAAGFMVLVRVMLASFPNILADWQLMLGILAAASMFIGNVVALTQKNIKRLLAYSGIAHAGYALLGVVAASELGVASVMYYLLVYVVTNMAAFGVVVIVARVTGSDEVEDFAGLQRRSPMLALVLLLAFLSLAGIPPLGGFIAKVLVFAAAVEAGFVWLAVLGVLASIIGLYYYLIVLKVVYLDQPKSEEPVPVERAHGVAILASVLLVLILGVIIAPAYEWAIAAAGSLF, via the coding sequence GTGTTTGGCACCATTACCCCTGACATGATTTTGGCCATTCTGCCGGAAATATCTCTTCTGGTGGTTTTGGCGATCGTCTTTATTGTTGACCTGGTGCTGCCGGAGACGCGCCGCGGCATTTTGGCAGTGATCACTGCCGTGGGCCTGGCGGCGACCTTTGCGCTGACCCTGCTGTATGCTAACCCGGGCAACAGCGCTGAGCTGGTGTGGGGCGGCATGCTGCGCCACGATATGCTGGCGTATGTGGCCAAGCTGCTGTTTATCTTTGCGTCGTTCATTACGGTGCTGCTGAGCGTGAAGCTGGACAACGTATGGCTGAAGGGTGAGTACTACCTGTTGCTGCTCACCTCCACGATCGGTATGACCCTGATGGCCGCTTCGGCTGACCTGGTGATGCTGTTCCTGGCAATCGAGACCACCTCCATCCCTCTGTATATTCTGGCCGGTTTCATGACCGGCGACAACAAATCCACCGAGGCGGGTTTCAAGTACCTGCTGTTCGGCGCCATGACGACGGCGGTGATGCTGTACGGCTTCAGCCTGCTGTTCGGTTTTGCGGGCAGCAGCAATCTGTATGTGATGGCTGATGCGATCAGCGCGGGCGCGGTGCCTGGCCCGGTGCTGGTGGGCACGCTGGTGCTGGTGCTGCTGGGCCTGGGCTTCAAAGTGGCGATCGTGCCGATGCATTTCTGGGCGCCGGATGTGTACGAAGGCGCGCCCACGCCGGTTACGGCGTTCCTGTCTACCGCGTCCAAGGCGGCGGGCTTCATGGTGCTGGTGCGGGTGATGCTGGCCAGCTTCCCCAACATCTTGGCGGACTGGCAGCTGATGCTGGGCATCCTGGCGGCCGCGTCTATGTTCATTGGCAATGTTGTGGCGCTGACCCAGAAGAACATCAAGCGCCTGCTGGCCTACTCAGGCATTGCGCATGCCGGTTACGCTCTGCTGGGCGTGGTGGCGGCTTCTGAACTGGGCGTGGCCAGCGTGATGTATTACTTGCTGGTGTATGTGGTCACCAATATGGCTGCGTTTGGCGTGGTTGTGATCGTGGCGCGGGTGACCGGCTCAGATGAGGTTGAAGATTTTGCGGGTTTGCAGCGCCGCTCGCCCATGCTGGCGTTAGTGCTGCTACTGGCTTTCCTGTCATTAGCGGGTATTCCGCCGCTGGGCGGCTTCATTGCCAAAGTGCTGGTGTTTGCCGCGGCAGTGGAAGCGGGTTTTGTGTGGCTGGCCGTTCTGGGTGTTTTGGCTTCCATCATTGGCTTGTACTACTACTTGATCGTGCTGAAAGTCGTGTATCTGGACCAGCCAAAGAGCGAGGAGCCTGTGCCGGTGGAACGGGCGCATGGTGTAGCTATTCTTGCCAGCGTGCTGCTGGTGCTGATTCTGGGCGTGATCATTGCCCCTGCTTATGAGTGGGCCATTGCGGCTGCAGGCTCGCTGTTTTAG
- a CDS encoding AtpZ/AtpI family protein: MNKPKKTDPGRYALNMTLVGAASLAGFLTVAILLVALFAGLWLDNYFSNENHIYTIALLCVSVPFTLVAMLWVVRFVTSRIQPPDLSRDEEDAASG; this comes from the coding sequence TTGAACAAGCCGAAGAAAACTGACCCCGGGCGATATGCGCTGAACATGACCCTTGTGGGTGCGGCTTCGTTGGCAGGCTTTCTAACGGTTGCTATCCTGCTGGTGGCCCTGTTCGCCGGGCTGTGGTTAGACAACTACTTTTCAAATGAAAACCATATTTACACCATTGCTTTGCTGTGTGTAAGTGTGCCATTTACTCTGGTGGCTATGCTGTGGGTTGTGCGCTTTGTGACCTCCCGCATCCAGCCGCCAGACTTGTCAAGAGACGAGGAGGACGCGGCTAGTGGCTAA